The following DNA comes from Flavobacterium sp. N3904.
AAACACTACTTCCTTAACACTCGAAAAAATAATTGATCAGCGAGTTCAAACGAATGAAAACATTATCAATAAAAACTTTTCGCATCTCGTTACCAATGCACTTTTATTCATAGATGTCTTGGCTTTTCGCCAATATTTAATTCACGGTGAAATTCCAGAAAAATATCTTAAAAAAATTGAAGAAACAGTTGTCAATATTGTAACTCTGGCCTTAAAAATCAAAACCAACAAGTCACAATATGACGATTTATTAATCAAATTATTTGAAGCCTCTATACGATACAGTAAGTTTTCCAAAAAAGAGAATATTACTTTAGAGAATTTAGAACTAGACTATTTTACCACCGAATTAGAGAAAAAATACCTCATTGATATGGCAGGAATGGCCTTGTGGAGCGATGGAGTTCTCGAAAACAATGAAGCCTACTTTTTACATACTTTAGCAAAAAATCTTACTATTGAAGATGAATTTGTATCAGAAAGCATTATAAGTACAGATGGATTTATTGCCAAACACAAAAAAGAAATCCCTTATTTTAATTATTCGAATCCTGTAAAACATTTTTACGATCAAACCACACAAAGTGTCATTACTTTAATTTCCCGTAATAAAACAAGATTATTAAAGGAGATTATTCAAAGTAAAGAATTGATGCTCTTACTAGCACATTCTACTCACAGAGATTTGGACGAAAAAGAAAAGAAAAAAGTAAAGAAACAAATTTTGGATATATGTAAAACAGTTCCTTCTTTGACTATATTTTTGCTCCCTGGAGGCAGTTTATTATTGCCTATTTTAATTAAGTTTATCCCAACACTACTACCATCGGCATTCAATGAAAATTTGAACAGTGACGATTAATCATAAAAAAAGGCTGTCTAAAACATAGACAACCTTTTTAATAATTTAAAAGAGATTACTTCATTCAGGACTAAACCGTATTATATTACTTATTGAAATTCAGTTGATACACTTCGTCCAAATCTTTATCCGAGCTGAAGTTTACCCCCAAATCGGTCACAAAACCTGAATTCAATCCATAAACCCATCCATGTAAAGTTACTTCTTGGCCATTTTTCCATGCAGATTGTATGATAGATGTTTTGGCCAAATCAAACACTTGCTCTTTTGCATTGATTTCTACAAAAGCATTAAAACGTTCGGTTTCATCAGCAATCGAATCCAAATATTTGTCATGCAAACGATATACAT
Coding sequences within:
- a CDS encoding LETM1-related biofilm-associated protein; this translates as MINPSASGWIDKFFSKLPLSEQNVSETEAVFYQNLRNTGFIYGHIISFDTPFTIDTKGWFKEEISKIALLYALYAIYRLNNQENNPTHFIEQTNAFYKQMHPEGFSLFKKILPKNTTSLTLEKIIDQRVQTNENIINKNFSHLVTNALLFIDVLAFRQYLIHGEIPEKYLKKIEETVVNIVTLALKIKTNKSQYDDLLIKLFEASIRYSKFSKKENITLENLELDYFTTELEKKYLIDMAGMALWSDGVLENNEAYFLHTLAKNLTIEDEFVSESIISTDGFIAKHKKEIPYFNYSNPVKHFYDQTTQSVITLISRNKTRLLKEIIQSKELMLLLAHSTHRDLDEKEKKKVKKQILDICKTVPSLTIFLLPGGSLLLPILIKFIPTLLPSAFNENLNSDD